The Maylandia zebra isolate NMK-2024a linkage group LG4, Mzebra_GT3a, whole genome shotgun sequence genome includes a window with the following:
- the LOC105941095 gene encoding G-protein coupled receptor 183-like produces the protein MISPTGVFVACSRSTSETSPTKEQSSRKTADFCGSTNMDTNDSSLSSTSILTQLLLNTTAFINSTATSFSAIDGCDNLIEAVLFDLAVQCINVILGIPANLLVIAILIHNRKEPSTSDMFLGCLAFMDAYFGAMTPLSFLNLYLWQLKEVLSAIKFSYGVKDTSGPLFLSCICLDRFVAVLFPIAFGQLKHFKYRLGLSVLVLCLTFAYSAAKMVGGLPNFEKLFTGEVVATFTWMMVCNASILWALKKSTGAGKDAMHPMKKKAFKMVLSILCIIVFNYLPLVALFPFEDYYSPDVFRCYVQPAGFAFLNISSTIQPLVYLSRLEKVPFLSDACIKKITSCFNPEKNQNPQEQNPPA, from the exons ATGATTAGTCCCACCGGAGTGTTTGTGGCCTGCAGCAGAAGCACGTCAGAAACATCGCCCACTAAGGAACAGAGCTCAAGAAAG ACTGCTGATTTTTGTGGTAGCACAAACATGGACACAAATGATTCATCACTCAGCTCAACATCCATCCTGACCCAGCTGCTTCTCAATACCACAGCATTCATAAACAGCACGGCAACATCCTTCAGTGCTATTGATGGGTGCGACAACCTGATAGAGGCCGTTCTCTTTGACCTGGCCGTTCAGTGCATCAATGTAATTTTGGGTATCCCGGCCAACTTACTCGTCATTGCTATTCTCATCCACAATCGCAAAGAGCCCTCCACTTCAGACATGTTCTTGGGCTGCTTGGCCTTCATGGATGCCTACTTTGGTGCAATGACCCCCCTGAGCTTTCTTAATCTCTACCTCTGGCAGCTCAAAGAGGTGTTGTCTGCCATTAAGTTCTCCTATGGCGTGAAAGACACCAGCGGTCCGTTGTTCCTCTCCTGCATCTGCTTGGATCGCTTTGTAGCTGTACTCTTTCCAATCGCTTTTGGGCAACTTAAACACTTCAAGTACAGGTTAGGCCTCTCAGTGCTGGTGCTCTGCCTCACCTTTGCCTACTCAGCAGCCAAGATGGTGGGAGGACTCCCCAACTTTGAAAAGTTGTTCACCGGTGAGGTAGTGGCAACATTTACTTGGATGATGGTGTGTAACGCAAGCATCCTGTGGGCACTGAAGAAGTCCACCGGTGCAGGGAAAGATGCAATGCACCCCATGAAAAAGAAGGCCTTCAAGATGGTGCTCTCTATCCTGTGTATCATCGTGTTCAACTACCTGCCACTTGTTGCTCTGTTTCCATTTGAGGACTACTACTCACCTGATGTGTTTCGCTGCTACGTGCAGCCCGCGGGTTTTGCCTTTCTGAACATCAGCAGCACAATCCAGCCCCTTGTCTACTTGTCTCGTCTAGAGAAGGTGCCTTTCCTCTCTGACGCCTGCATTAAAAAgattacttcctgtttcaacCCAGAGAAGAACCAGAATCCACAGGAGCAAAACCCACCTGCTTAG